In one Mucilaginibacter sp. PAMB04168 genomic region, the following are encoded:
- a CDS encoding DUF3347 domain-containing protein yields the protein MKNYRFIFALWMVLAAAACQQAPKQESVAESADNKDASSMQTDTIKVYKAYLQVKDNLVKSDGSAAKKSAGDLADHLKKIKGCSEAEDLADKIGDTEDVKSQRMLFLQLSNDVIPLIKGMSNKAAPVYVAYCPMANEGKGGYWLSAQKEIKNPYYGDEMLECGEIKEEIK from the coding sequence ATGAAAAATTATAGATTCATATTTGCTTTATGGATGGTTTTAGCGGCGGCTGCTTGCCAACAAGCACCCAAGCAAGAAAGCGTAGCTGAAAGTGCTGACAACAAGGATGCTTCTTCTATGCAAACCGATACTATAAAAGTTTATAAGGCTTATCTTCAGGTAAAGGATAACCTGGTTAAAAGTGATGGTAGCGCTGCAAAAAAATCTGCCGGTGATTTGGCAGATCATTTAAAAAAGATAAAAGGCTGTAGTGAGGCAGAGGACCTGGCTGATAAGATTGGCGACACGGAAGATGTAAAATCGCAACGCATGTTGTTTTTACAATTAAGCAATGATGTTATTCCGTTAATAAAAGGCATGAGCAATAAAGCCGCGCCTGTTTACGTAGCTTATTGTCCTATGGCTAACGAAGGTAAAGGTGGTTATTGGTTATCGGCACAAAAGGAAATTAAAAATCCATATTACGGCGATGAAATGCTGGAGTGTGGTGAAATAAAAGAAGAAATTAAATAG
- a CDS encoding citrate synthase → MSETAQLKIGDKTYDLPVIEGTENEKALDISKLRDLTGYITLDIGYKNTGATKSAITFLDGEQGILKYRGYPIEQLAEKSTFIEVAYLLIYGELPTNEQLQKFQLEINRHTLVHEDMKKFFDGFPSKSHPMGQLSSLIGALAAFNPESLEPGLSPEIVDLEIHKLIAKMSTIVSWIYKKSLGHPVNYPKNKFDYVTNFMYMTFSQPTEAYEINPVVISAMNKLLILHADHEQNCSASTVRIVGSSDANLYASISAGISALWGPLHGGANQAVIEMLEQIKADGGDTDKWIAKAKDKNDPFRLMGFGHRVYKNFDPRAKIIKKACDDILENLGVNDEVLDIAKRLEEVALKDPYFVERKLYPNVDFYSGIIYRALGFPTDMFTVLFALGRLPGWIAQWKEMKENKEPIGRPRQVYTGATDRDYNDISGR, encoded by the coding sequence ATGTCGGAAACAGCACAACTGAAAATTGGTGATAAAACGTATGATTTGCCTGTTATAGAAGGTACAGAAAATGAAAAAGCATTGGATATATCCAAGCTGCGCGATTTGACCGGTTATATTACATTAGACATTGGTTATAAAAATACCGGAGCAACTAAGAGCGCTATTACATTTTTAGACGGCGAGCAAGGCATCTTAAAATATCGTGGCTATCCCATAGAGCAGCTGGCTGAAAAATCAACCTTTATTGAAGTAGCTTACCTGCTTATTTACGGCGAATTGCCAACTAATGAGCAGCTGCAAAAATTTCAGTTAGAGATAAACAGGCACACATTGGTGCATGAGGACATGAAGAAGTTTTTTGATGGCTTTCCGTCAAAATCTCACCCAATGGGTCAGTTGTCATCCTTAATTGGCGCTTTAGCTGCTTTTAACCCCGAGTCGTTAGAGCCGGGCCTGAGCCCTGAGATTGTTGACCTGGAGATACACAAGCTGATTGCCAAAATGAGCACTATTGTGTCTTGGATCTACAAAAAATCATTAGGTCATCCGGTTAACTATCCGAAAAATAAGTTTGATTACGTAACCAACTTTATGTACATGACCTTCAGTCAGCCAACTGAAGCGTATGAGATAAACCCGGTAGTGATTAGTGCAATGAACAAGCTGCTTATTTTGCATGCCGATCATGAGCAAAACTGCTCGGCCTCAACCGTACGTATCGTAGGTTCATCTGATGCTAATTTGTACGCATCAATTTCAGCGGGTATCTCTGCACTTTGGGGCCCGTTGCATGGTGGCGCCAACCAGGCGGTAATTGAAATGCTGGAGCAAATAAAGGCCGATGGTGGCGATACTGATAAATGGATTGCCAAAGCTAAAGACAAAAACGATCCTTTCCGTTTAATGGGCTTCGGTCACCGTGTTTACAAAAACTTCGATCCGCGTGCTAAAATCATTAAAAAGGCATGCGATGACATACTGGAAAACTTAGGTGTAAATGACGAAGTGTTGGACATAGCCAAACGCCTGGAAGAAGTAGCATTGAAAGATCCTTACTTTGTGGAGCGTAAGCTTTACCCTAATGTTGACTTTTACTCAGGTATCATTTACCGTGCATTAGGTTTCCCAACCGATATGTTTACCGTATTGTTCGCTTTAGGACGTCTGCCAGGATGGATTGCCCAATGGAAAGAGATGAAAGAGAACAAAGAGCCTATTGGCCGCCCTCGCCAGGTGTATACCGGCGCTACTGATAGAGATTATAATGATATAAGCGGCCGCTAG
- a CDS encoding glycoside hydrolase family 43 protein: MRYLFTLLLLTLIVSQTQAQHNPVLKGWYADPEGVKYGHTYWIFPTYSAKYKDQVFMDAFSSADLKTWTKHPHIIDTAAVKWANKAMWAPAVLKKGSKYYLFFGANDVHPGEVGGIGVAVAGKPDGPYKDLLGRPLIDTIVNGAQPIDQFVFRDKDGSYYMYYGGWGHCNIVKLKKDFTGIEPLPDGTLYKEITPDHYAEGPYMFLRNNKYYFMWSEGGWTGPDYKVAYAIADSPFGPFKRVATVLEQDPKIATGAGHHSVIHSAKDDKYYIVYHRRPLDQSGANRRVVCLDEMLFDKQGHILPVKMTLSRK; encoded by the coding sequence ATGAGGTACCTTTTCACTTTATTGCTTCTTACTTTAATTGTTAGCCAGACGCAAGCGCAGCACAACCCGGTTTTGAAAGGTTGGTATGCCGATCCCGAAGGCGTTAAATATGGCCATACTTATTGGATATTTCCGACTTATTCCGCTAAATACAAAGACCAGGTGTTTATGGATGCATTCTCATCTGCCGATTTGAAAACCTGGACAAAACATCCGCATATCATCGACACCGCCGCCGTAAAGTGGGCTAATAAAGCCATGTGGGCACCTGCGGTATTAAAAAAGGGTAGTAAGTATTATTTATTTTTCGGCGCGAATGATGTTCACCCGGGTGAGGTAGGTGGCATAGGTGTAGCAGTGGCCGGCAAACCCGATGGCCCTTATAAAGATTTACTGGGCCGACCACTTATAGATACTATAGTAAATGGTGCACAACCCATTGATCAATTTGTGTTTCGCGATAAAGATGGCTCTTACTACATGTACTATGGCGGCTGGGGGCATTGTAATATAGTGAAACTGAAAAAAGATTTCACTGGCATTGAGCCGCTGCCCGATGGTACTTTATATAAGGAAATTACGCCTGACCATTATGCAGAGGGTCCATACATGTTTCTGCGAAATAACAAGTACTACTTCATGTGGTCCGAAGGGGGCTGGACCGGGCCCGATTATAAAGTGGCGTATGCTATTGCCGATTCACCTTTCGGTCCGTTTAAACGGGTTGCTACTGTTTTAGAGCAAGACCCTAAGATTGCTACAGGTGCCGGGCATCACTCGGTTATTCATTCTGCAAAAGATGATAAGTACTATATCGTTTACCATCGCCGCCCACTCGATCAATCTGGCGCGAACCGACGGGTAGTTTGCCTGGATGAAATGCTGTTTGACAAGCAAGGGCACATACTGCCTGTAAAAATGACCTTAAGCCGGAAGTAG
- a CDS encoding alpha/beta hydrolase-fold protein translates to MDNEPQQDPISEEQHTASPQVHILDEHFHMPELQSQRRVWLYLPAEYEQSDISYPVIYMQDGQNLFDQYTASYQEWGVDEVMDHQFYHKACIIVGVDHGEESRINEYNPYDSEEHGEGRGNAYAAFLVNTLKPFIDSNYRTQSDARHTAIVGSSMGGLIAAYAALKHPETFGNAGIFSPAFWIAKEIYAFALEAENLSNSRFYFVCGDAESDDMVGDMQGMAQIVQEKVDHERQVAVQIIPGAGHNEQQWHDDFPAFYEWLLQGF, encoded by the coding sequence ATGGATAACGAACCACAACAAGACCCAATAAGCGAAGAACAACATACGGCCAGCCCGCAAGTACATATATTAGACGAGCATTTTCACATGCCCGAATTGCAGAGCCAGCGCAGGGTGTGGCTGTACCTGCCAGCAGAATATGAGCAATCAGACATAAGCTATCCGGTTATTTACATGCAGGATGGTCAAAACCTTTTTGATCAATATACCGCAAGCTACCAGGAGTGGGGCGTGGATGAAGTGATGGACCACCAGTTTTACCATAAAGCCTGCATTATAGTAGGAGTTGACCATGGCGAGGAAAGTCGTATCAACGAATATAATCCTTACGATTCTGAAGAACATGGTGAGGGGAGAGGCAATGCATACGCAGCATTTTTAGTGAATACGTTAAAACCTTTTATTGATAGTAATTACCGCACACAGTCCGATGCCCGGCATACCGCCATTGTAGGCAGCTCAATGGGTGGTTTAATAGCCGCTTATGCTGCCCTGAAACACCCGGAAACTTTTGGTAACGCAGGCATATTCTCCCCAGCATTTTGGATAGCTAAAGAAATTTATGCCTTTGCGCTCGAAGCCGAAAATTTAAGCAACTCCCGCTTTTATTTTGTTTGTGGCGATGCCGAAAGTGACGACATGGTGGGCGATATGCAGGGTATGGCTCAAATTGTACAAGAAAAAGTTGACCATGAGAGGCAGGTAGCCGTACAAATTATCCCTGGAGCAGGTCACAACGAGCAGCAATGGCATGATGATTTTCCAGCGTTTTATGAGTGGCTGCTACAGGGTTTTTGA
- a CDS encoding amidohydrolase family protein has protein sequence MKHYYLGILFLFLSLSVFAQKWNVENTPGPNKKVTITTDEGTWMNVDVSPDGKVIAFDLLGDIYIMPVSGGKATQITSGKAWDVQPRFSPDGKQIAFTSDRDGGDNIWIMATDGASKRPVTKETFRLLNNAYWTPDGQFLVARKHFTNTRSLGAGEMWLYHKNGGEGIQLTKRKNDQQDAGEPIVSPKGTYVYWSEDVTPGPNFQYNKDPNQGIYAIKRINRQTGQIETVTGGSGGACRPQISPDGKLMAFVKRNRLKSVLYIHNLGTGEEYPVYDNLSHDQQETWAIFGTYPNFNWLPDNQHIVFYAKGKIWNLDISTLNAVNVPFEATNQQTITEALHFPQKVFQDEFTARMIRQLSTSPDGKRVAFNAAGYIYIKDLPGGKPERISTTPEFEYEPSFSPDGKQLVYTTWSDEFKGSVNIIDLATRHVTRLTPDRGFYYSPVFSNKGDKVVYRKGEGNDVLGYAFGKNPGIYVVTSTGGTPQLLLNNGIRPQFSADDSKLYYQSAEDGKKAFKMIDLVNVGIAPKTLYTSTYATQFAPSPDGKWMAFTELYNCYITPLTYTGNVQELSSTNKALPLNRLTRDAGTYLHWSKDSQKLLWTLGPKYYSRDIRSAFPFVESNPDKVPNADTAGIDIGLKIKTDVPAGKIAFTNARIITMKGDEVIEKGTIVIDRNVIMAVGKDVQPPADAKVYNLAGKTIIPGIVDVHGHLGVSPDGISPQQDWHYFANLAYGVTTSHDPSSNTEMVFSQAEMLKAGRMVGPRVYSTGTILYGADGDFKTVINNLDDARSHLRRLKAVGAFSVKSYNQPRREQRQQIIEAARELQMEVVPEGGSTFFTNMNMIADGHTGIEHNIPVWPVYKDVKSFWNASKTGYTPTLIVAYGSQFGENYWYDRSEVWKNEHLLSFTPPAIIDSRSRRRTTSEYGDYGHIDAARATKQIADGGIRVNLGAHGQLQGLGAHWELWMLNQGGFTPMQALRCATLNGAAYLGIDKEIGSLEAGKLADLVVLNQNPLDDIRNSDNIKYVMVNGRLFDSDSMNETGNTEKPRLRFWWQLGSGNLMNMPVGNTETYLFGTSDGEN, from the coding sequence ATGAAACACTACTACCTCGGCATACTCTTCCTTTTTTTAAGCCTTAGCGTTTTTGCTCAAAAGTGGAACGTTGAAAACACGCCCGGCCCCAATAAAAAAGTAACCATTACCACCGATGAAGGGACCTGGATGAATGTGGACGTTAGTCCGGATGGGAAAGTTATAGCGTTTGACTTACTGGGCGACATCTATATCATGCCTGTTTCCGGTGGCAAAGCCACGCAAATAACCAGCGGTAAAGCCTGGGATGTACAACCCCGCTTTAGCCCCGATGGCAAACAAATAGCATTTACCAGCGACCGAGACGGTGGTGATAATATATGGATAATGGCTACCGACGGGGCAAGCAAGCGCCCTGTAACCAAGGAAACCTTTAGATTGTTAAACAATGCCTACTGGACGCCCGACGGCCAGTTCCTAGTAGCCCGTAAGCACTTTACCAATACACGCTCCTTAGGCGCAGGCGAAATGTGGCTATACCATAAAAATGGCGGCGAAGGTATACAACTTACCAAACGCAAAAATGACCAGCAAGACGCAGGCGAGCCGATTGTATCGCCTAAAGGAACATATGTTTATTGGAGCGAGGATGTAACGCCCGGCCCTAATTTTCAATATAACAAAGACCCAAATCAAGGCATATATGCTATTAAGCGAATAAACCGCCAAACGGGGCAAATTGAAACCGTTACGGGCGGCTCGGGCGGCGCATGCCGGCCACAAATATCGCCCGACGGTAAATTGATGGCCTTTGTGAAACGTAACCGCTTAAAGTCCGTTTTGTATATCCACAACCTCGGCACTGGTGAGGAGTACCCGGTGTATGATAACCTGAGCCACGACCAGCAGGAAACCTGGGCCATTTTTGGAACCTACCCCAATTTCAACTGGTTACCCGACAATCAGCATATTGTGTTTTATGCCAAAGGCAAGATCTGGAACCTCGACATTTCAACCTTAAATGCGGTTAATGTTCCGTTCGAAGCGACTAATCAACAGACCATTACTGAGGCACTTCACTTTCCGCAAAAAGTATTTCAGGATGAATTTACCGCCCGGATGATACGGCAGCTCAGTACTTCGCCGGATGGTAAACGTGTTGCCTTTAACGCTGCTGGTTACATTTATATTAAAGATTTGCCCGGCGGTAAACCCGAGCGCATAAGCACTACACCCGAATTTGAATACGAGCCGTCTTTTAGTCCGGATGGCAAGCAATTAGTTTATACCACCTGGAGCGATGAATTTAAAGGATCGGTTAATATTATTGATTTGGCTACCCGCCATGTAACACGTTTAACACCTGACCGTGGCTTTTACTATTCTCCTGTATTCTCTAACAAAGGCGATAAAGTTGTATACCGTAAAGGCGAGGGGAATGATGTTTTAGGCTATGCCTTTGGTAAAAATCCGGGTATTTACGTGGTTACCTCAACCGGCGGGACACCACAGCTCCTCCTCAATAATGGCATCAGGCCACAATTCTCTGCCGATGACAGCAAGCTTTACTATCAAAGTGCCGAGGATGGCAAAAAAGCTTTCAAAATGATTGACCTGGTCAATGTAGGTATAGCTCCTAAAACGTTGTATACATCAACTTATGCCACTCAGTTTGCTCCCAGCCCCGATGGCAAGTGGATGGCGTTTACCGAACTGTACAACTGCTATATCACACCGTTAACGTATACGGGTAATGTGCAGGAGCTATCGTCAACCAACAAGGCGCTGCCGCTTAACCGCCTTACACGCGATGCCGGCACTTACTTACACTGGAGCAAGGATAGCCAAAAACTACTGTGGACGCTGGGACCTAAGTACTACTCGCGCGACATTCGCTCGGCGTTCCCCTTTGTTGAAAGCAACCCTGATAAAGTGCCCAATGCAGACACGGCAGGTATTGACATCGGGTTAAAAATAAAAACCGATGTTCCTGCCGGTAAAATTGCCTTTACCAACGCCCGCATTATTACCATGAAAGGTGATGAAGTGATTGAGAAAGGCACCATAGTGATAGATCGCAACGTGATTATGGCTGTAGGTAAAGATGTGCAGCCACCTGCCGATGCAAAGGTTTACAATTTAGCGGGCAAAACTATCATCCCCGGTATTGTAGATGTACATGGCCACCTGGGTGTTAGCCCGGACGGTATATCGCCGCAACAGGACTGGCATTACTTTGCCAACCTGGCCTACGGTGTAACTACCTCGCATGACCCGTCGAGTAATACCGAGATGGTTTTTAGCCAGGCTGAAATGTTGAAAGCAGGCCGCATGGTCGGTCCGCGGGTATACTCTACGGGTACCATACTGTACGGCGCCGATGGCGATTTTAAGACTGTTATAAACAATTTAGATGATGCCCGTTCCCATTTACGCAGGTTAAAAGCGGTAGGTGCTTTCTCGGTTAAAAGTTACAACCAGCCGCGCCGCGAACAGCGCCAGCAAATCATCGAAGCTGCGCGCGAACTGCAAATGGAAGTAGTGCCCGAAGGCGGCTCAACTTTTTTTACCAATATGAACATGATTGCCGATGGACACACCGGCATTGAACATAACATACCCGTATGGCCCGTTTACAAAGACGTAAAGAGCTTTTGGAACGCCAGCAAAACTGGCTACACTCCTACCCTTATTGTTGCCTACGGAAGCCAGTTTGGTGAAAACTACTGGTATGACCGTAGTGAGGTGTGGAAGAACGAGCATCTGCTTAGCTTTACCCCTCCGGCTATTATTGACAGCCGCTCGCGTCGCCGCACCACTTCCGAGTATGGAGATTATGGCCATATTGATGCCGCTCGCGCTACCAAGCAAATTGCCGACGGGGGCATCCGGGTTAACCTGGGCGCACATGGCCAGTTGCAGGGCTTAGGCGCACACTGGGAGCTATGGATGCTAAACCAGGGCGGCTTTACCCCTATGCAAGCTTTACGCTGCGCCACATTAAACGGCGCTGCTTACTTAGGCATAGATAAAGAAATAGGCTCATTAGAGGCAGGCAAGCTGGCCGATTTGGTGGTACTTAATCAAAACCCATTAGACGATATTCGCAATAGTGACAACATCAAATATGTAATGGTAAACGGGCGCCTGTTTGATTCAGATTCTATGAACGAAACGGGCAATACTGAAAAGCCCCGATTGCGCTTTTGGTGGCAGCTAGGTAGCGGCAATTTAATGAACATGCCGGTAGGTAATACAGAGACCTATTTGTTTGGCACCAGCGATGGTGAGAATTAA
- a CDS encoding dicarboxylate/amino acid:cation symporter → MNNFYKNYSGIIWLLTGILCGSAAGLVLGKQVEVLKPIGDIFLNLLFTAVIPLVFFAISSAIAGLDQGKKLSRIMAVMSLVFLATVIISACLTMVAVWIFPIHEQLTSAPLTEQVNKRPWGNQITQLFTTGEFYELLSRKSMLAMIIFSVIIGFGALRAGEKGASFTRFLQSGNEVFKQVFIIIMKLGPVGLGAYFAYQVGVFGPQLFGAYARSLGLYYATGAVYFVVFFSLYAFIAGGIKGVRTYWRNNIIPSATAVGTCSSIATIPANMDAAKKIGIPAIIANVTIPLGGTLHKDGSSISSIIKMAVVFALFGKSFNSADVVILALAMTVLVSMVEGGIPNGGYVGELLFIAAYGFPPEALPPAMIIGTLVDPMATLLNATGDTAAAMLIARFTEGKGWMEKTELPELGVEGEII, encoded by the coding sequence ATGAATAACTTTTATAAAAATTACAGCGGTATCATTTGGTTGCTAACCGGTATTTTATGTGGCAGTGCAGCCGGGCTGGTGCTGGGTAAGCAGGTGGAGGTGCTTAAGCCTATAGGCGACATTTTCCTCAATCTGCTGTTTACCGCCGTAATACCACTGGTGTTCTTTGCTATCTCATCGGCCATTGCAGGGTTAGACCAGGGCAAAAAGCTAAGCCGTATTATGGCTGTGATGTCGCTGGTGTTTTTAGCAACGGTTATTATTTCGGCCTGCTTAACTATGGTAGCCGTATGGATTTTCCCGATACATGAGCAACTTACCAGTGCCCCGCTTACCGAGCAGGTAAACAAACGACCTTGGGGTAATCAAATAACGCAGTTATTTACTACAGGCGAGTTTTATGAGCTGCTCTCACGCAAGAGCATGCTGGCTATGATCATTTTTTCGGTAATTATCGGCTTTGGCGCTTTGCGGGCAGGCGAGAAGGGAGCCAGCTTTACACGCTTTTTGCAATCAGGCAACGAGGTTTTTAAGCAGGTGTTTATCATTATTATGAAGCTTGGACCTGTAGGACTTGGGGCATATTTTGCTTATCAGGTAGGTGTGTTTGGTCCGCAGTTGTTTGGTGCTTATGCGCGTTCATTGGGTTTATATTATGCAACCGGCGCCGTGTACTTTGTGGTTTTCTTTAGCCTATATGCTTTTATAGCCGGCGGGATAAAAGGGGTAAGAACTTATTGGCGCAACAATATCATTCCTTCGGCAACCGCTGTGGGCACCTGTAGCAGTATAGCTACTATTCCGGCTAATATGGATGCTGCTAAAAAGATAGGCATACCCGCTATTATTGCTAACGTAACCATACCGCTGGGTGGCACCTTGCATAAGGATGGATCGAGCATATCATCCATCATAAAAATGGCAGTGGTGTTTGCCTTATTTGGCAAAAGTTTTAATAGTGCCGATGTTGTTATATTGGCCCTAGCCATGACGGTTTTGGTCAGCATGGTTGAAGGCGGCATACCCAATGGAGGCTATGTGGGCGAATTGCTATTTATTGCTGCCTACGGCTTTCCACCAGAAGCCCTGCCCCCGGCCATGATTATTGGCACCCTGGTAGACCCCATGGCCACACTACTTAACGCCACTGGTGATACGGCGGCGGCGATGCTGATAGCCCGTTTTACCGAAGGTAAGGGCTGGATGGAAAAAACGGAGTTGCCAGAGCTGGGAGTTGAGGGTGAAATAATTTAA
- a CDS encoding DUF72 domain-containing protein, whose product MEWHIGCSGFHYKHWKEVFYPEGVPQRKWFDHYCQHFDTLELNNTFYNFPRITSLEKWYADSPPGFLFAVKAYRGITHFKKLIETQALVSEMYQVISDGLKEKLGTVLFQMPPNFTYSEERLERVLKSLDPVFNNVIEMRHNSWWRDDVYVALAKQNISFCGMSHPTLPNDVIANTPVLYYRMHGNQQLYASAYSPKELQDFAEKVKATQAERAYIYFNNDIGASAIFNAKELLEISK is encoded by the coding sequence ATGGAGTGGCACATTGGCTGTTCGGGTTTTCATTATAAGCACTGGAAAGAAGTTTTCTATCCGGAAGGCGTGCCGCAACGCAAGTGGTTTGATCACTATTGCCAGCATTTTGATACACTGGAGCTCAATAACACTTTCTATAATTTCCCTCGAATTACATCTTTAGAAAAGTGGTATGCTGATAGTCCGCCTGGCTTTTTGTTTGCGGTGAAGGCTTATAGGGGCATTACGCATTTTAAAAAGCTAATTGAAACCCAAGCCCTGGTAAGCGAAATGTATCAGGTTATTAGTGATGGACTAAAGGAAAAGTTGGGCACGGTACTCTTTCAGATGCCGCCCAATTTTACTTATAGTGAAGAGCGATTAGAGCGCGTACTGAAAAGCCTTGATCCAGTTTTTAATAATGTGATTGAAATGCGTCACAATAGCTGGTGGCGGGATGATGTATATGTAGCACTGGCTAAACAAAACATCAGCTTTTGCGGCATGAGCCATCCTACCCTGCCCAACGATGTGATAGCCAATACACCTGTTCTGTACTATCGCATGCACGGAAATCAACAATTGTACGCCTCGGCGTATAGCCCTAAGGAATTGCAAGACTTTGCTGAAAAAGTGAAAGCCACACAAGCCGAGCGGGCCTACATTTACTTTAACAATGATATAGGTGCCTCGGCAATATTCAACGCTAAAGAGTTGTTAGAGATAAGTAAATAA
- a CDS encoding MBL fold metallo-hydrolase produces METQAAGITASTDEKDYFEVAPGVWGMKIVFVNIFMIATGKDNEWVLVDAGLKGFAGKIEEMAADLFGENNPPVAIILTHGHFDHIGALKQLLTKWDVPVYAHPLEMPYLTGLSAYPPPDPTVGGGLMSFMSVLYPKKPIDLGNRVHALQENGGLPYLPEWLFVFTPGHAPGHISLWRQRDKLIIAGDAFVTTKQESAFSVATQKRLVSGPPKYFTADWIAAAASVKKLRDLHPAIAATGHGKPMYGQELTEGLENLVSNFDQVAVPSQGRYVKEPAKANKRGVQYVPPEPFNPILAASVAGLLAVGIYTLVKKAKK; encoded by the coding sequence ATGGAAACACAAGCAGCAGGTATAACCGCGTCAACCGATGAGAAGGATTACTTTGAGGTGGCGCCAGGCGTATGGGGAATGAAAATAGTTTTTGTAAACATTTTTATGATAGCCACCGGGAAGGATAATGAATGGGTGTTGGTTGATGCCGGCCTAAAAGGCTTTGCCGGAAAGATTGAAGAAATGGCGGCTGATTTATTTGGCGAAAATAACCCGCCTGTTGCTATTATCTTAACTCATGGTCATTTTGATCATATAGGTGCGCTTAAGCAGTTATTAACCAAGTGGGATGTACCGGTGTATGCGCACCCCCTGGAAATGCCTTACCTTACCGGCTTGTCGGCTTATCCACCGCCCGATCCAACTGTGGGCGGCGGCTTAATGAGCTTTATGTCAGTACTGTATCCTAAAAAACCAATTGATTTAGGTAACCGGGTACATGCCCTTCAGGAAAATGGTGGTTTACCTTATTTGCCCGAATGGTTGTTTGTATTTACACCCGGGCATGCACCCGGTCATATTTCGTTGTGGCGCCAGCGCGATAAACTGATTATTGCCGGTGATGCGTTTGTGACCACCAAGCAAGAATCGGCCTTCTCGGTTGCCACGCAAAAAAGACTGGTATCTGGCCCACCTAAATATTTTACAGCCGATTGGATTGCCGCAGCAGCATCCGTAAAAAAGCTGCGTGATTTGCATCCGGCTATTGCTGCCACCGGCCACGGCAAACCTATGTACGGGCAGGAACTAACCGAGGGTCTGGAAAACCTGGTAAGCAATTTTGACCAGGTAGCGGTACCAAGCCAGGGGCGGTATGTAAAAGAGCCGGCTAAAGCCAATAAACGTGGGGTGCAATATGTACCGCCCGAGCCTTTTAACCCTATACTGGCTGCATCGGTTGCAGGTTTACTGGCTGTAGGCATATACACACTCGTAAAAAAAGCTAAAAAATAG
- a CDS encoding DUF4920 domain-containing protein produces MKTLMLFIAALFSAAFTYAQQSAIKPAAPGVTYGKAVTKDKAITLANLNKELSKDTVYNGKIAGVVTEVCTKKGCFMKLKQANGEDVMVRFTDYAYFMPQNIVGKKVVVEGKAKVTETTVERLRHYAKDAGKSQTEIAKINKPKKDVTIMADGVLVTE; encoded by the coding sequence ATGAAAACATTAATGTTATTTATTGCGGCCCTGTTTAGCGCTGCTTTTACCTATGCGCAGCAAAGCGCTATTAAGCCGGCTGCACCTGGTGTAACTTATGGCAAAGCGGTAACCAAGGACAAGGCCATTACCTTGGCTAACTTGAACAAAGAGCTAAGCAAAGACACTGTTTATAACGGAAAGATTGCTGGTGTGGTAACCGAAGTTTGCACTAAGAAAGGCTGCTTCATGAAACTTAAACAAGCGAACGGCGAGGACGTGATGGTGCGTTTTACCGATTATGCTTATTTTATGCCGCAAAACATTGTAGGTAAAAAGGTAGTGGTTGAAGGTAAAGCCAAAGTTACTGAAACTACAGTGGAGCGCCTGCGCCATTACGCTAAAGATGCCGGCAAAAGCCAAACGGAAATCGCCAAAATCAATAAGCCTAAAAAAGATGTTACCATTATGGCCGATGGCGTATTGGTTACAGAATAA